One Borrelia sp. P9F1 genomic window carries:
- a CDS encoding plasmid maintenance protein codes for MLYQNAYFFKNSTKAKETLLARIIKKSRKATSFVKSVTIDYVKSRVVRTQRRIRRGCTICWAIEKNNTQYFESGRLKHYSAGDIHRMVNACLVKDGLKPASSRTLRGDIKVLKDLGLIKAVIQPLGEGNGSFAFYVINWKLWRNYKTIIKNYFEQKLINDFADKRIKGSFEEKIDSIVFNDAVEIESEETQAVSKEIQDVGNKTETLCTPLKKPFIKTEQVVGNKTETSGEPSKTIEQYEDDILSNASPQNAAPIPKGIVSFNNNKNSKKTILKKYNKEPSSNKVGAAFGCIGIYKKSSYEKKDRKDIRKTIDEKKVELISKSVGKIYLKASSFKNNDNRQDRLPLQAPPRCPAPPARKEAYKRSYEEHMECNLEKN; via the coding sequence ATGTTATACCAAAACGCTTACTTTTTCAAGAACTCCACAAAGGCTAAGGAGACATTACTTGCTAGAATTATTAAGAAGAGCAGAAAGGCTACCAGCTTCGTTAAATCAGTCACCATTGATTACGTAAAATCACGAGTGGTTCGAACTCAAAGGCGAATTAGGCGGGGGTGTACGATCTGTTGGGCTATTGAGAAGAATAATACACAATATTTCGAATCGGGTAGACTTAAGCACTACTCAGCAGGTGACATTCATAGAATGGTTAATGCCTGCCTTGTCAAAGACGGCCTGAAACCTGCTTCTTCTCGTACACTCAGAGGTGATATTAAGGTGTTAAAGGACTTAGGTCTCATTAAAGCCGTAATTCAACCTTTAGGTGAAGGAAATGGCAGCTTCGCATTTTATGTCATCAACTGGAAATTATGGAGAAACTACAAAACGATAATTAAAAACTATTTTGAACAAAAACTTATTAATGACTTTGCTGATAAGAGAATAAAGGGCTCTTTTGAAGAGAAAATCGACAGCATAGTCTTTAATGATGCTGTTGAGATCGAATCAGAAGAAACACAAGCAGTAAGCAAAGAGATACAAGACGTTGGGAACAAAACAGAAACGCTTTGCACGCCCTTGAAAAAACCCTTTATAAAAACTGAACAAGTGGTTGGGAACAAAACAGAAACAAGCGGCGAGCCCTCTAAAACAATTGAACAGTATGAAGATGACATATTGTCAAATGCCTCCCCACAAAATGCCGCCCCTATACCTAAAGGTATAGTAAGCTTTAATAATAATAAGAATTCTAAGAAAACGATTTTAAAAAAATACAATAAAGAGCCTAGTTCTAATAAAGTAGGTGCCGCTTTTGGGTGCATCGGGATTTACAAGAAGAGTTCTTACGAGAAGAAAGACAGGAAAGATATTAGAAAAACTATCGATGAGAAAAAGGTGGAGCTTATCAGCAAATCGGTTGGGAAGATATATCTTAAAGCTAGTAGCTTTAAGAACAATGACAATAGGCAGGATAGGCTACCTTTACAAGCGCCGCCACGCTGCCCCGCGCCGCCTGCCCGCAAGGAAGCATACAAAAGGAGTTATGAGGAGCATATGGAGTGCAATCTAGAGAAGAATTAA